The window CATTAAAACAAACGACGGAATAAGGCATCAGATAAAAATTGTTAAGAAAAAACTCACAAAAGCTGGCTATAAGAAGAATGCTCATGCTGTTGCAATTATGAGTGATGCAAACGATCAGATAAAGTATGCAAACCAGGTTAGAGCCAAAGCTGAAAAGCTTGCAAAAGAAGGTAAGTATAAAGCTGCGTATCTCTGGGCATATCAGGAATTCCAGTATCTTGTTAAAGCTGTGGTTAAGCTCAATGTTATAAACAATCTTATTACATCCCAGAAATAATTTCTTGCAACATTTTATTAGTTAGATATACAATTGAGTCTAAAGGGGCGGGGCTAACCCGCCTCAATTTTTCAGAAGGAGGATTTTATGAAAGGGTTGAGATTTTTGGGTGTGGCGATTATAGCCGTTTCTATTATTACTTCATCTGTGGCATTTGCTAAAGATAATTCAACAAAAAAACAGTACACAAAAAAGGAACTCAAGCAACTGAGAGATGTGTTTGATAACTACGGCTGCAGTGGATGCCATATGTATATGCACAAAGATTCAACCTCCGGACCAGCTGTTGCCGTAATTGCAGCAATGTCAAAAGCAAAAACAAAGGAATGGGTTGAAAGTTGGATAATGAATCCAAAAAAACATTACAATGAACCTGATGTCAGAGCTTTGATAAATCAGTATGTTCAATACATGCCCAATAATGGAGTTACAAAAGAAGATGCCGAAAAGCTTTATGAGTATTTAATGGCAGTGGCAAACGGAGCTTACGATAAAAAGAAAAAATAAGGAAGGGTTAGAAAGTGAAACTTGAAAGATATCAGATATACGGAATTATAGGTGCAATTTTACTGTTTATTTCCCTTTTGTGGCCTAAAATTTACAACAAGCATGATTATATCAGAATGATAAATGCAGGAAGAATAGAGAATATATACAAACTTAAAGGTTTTGTAAAAAAATGGACAGAAATTGGTAAAAAAATTCCACCTTTTGTTATTAAAGTGGGTAATAAAGTGTTCGTGCCCCAGGGTGCGCCGTTATGGAGAATTATAATAACATCTCCACTATACCCTAAATCTACATACCCCAATGGTCTGGATGTTGATATAATGATCAATGGACCCCATAATGCATGTAAGGTAACCGATTGTTTACATGAAATAAATACACTCAATCACTATATAGGCATGAGCCCATTAAGTAGCGCTGCTCCTGTATTCAGCAGAGTGGGCAGTTATCTGGCTTTGTTAATGTTTTTTATGGTTCTGGTTTTTATTTTTGTGAAAAAGAAGGTGCTTGGGTGGTTTGTTCTTCTACCTATCATAACACCTCTATTATTTTTACTTATATTTACATATTGGACTCACTGGCTCGGGTTTAACCTTGATCCATGGGCATCTTACAAGGTTCATTCTTTTACACCTGTATTGTATGGAATTGGTAAAATTACGGTTTATACGACGCATAATAGACCGGGTTATGGCTTTACATTGATGGTTCTTGCATCAATATTTCTATTTCTTGCCTATTTATCCAAGAAAAAATATGTAGAGAGTACGGAGAAGGTAAATGAAGTTAGTGTTAGTGGTGCTGATAGCACTCATGTTACTGCCACCTCAGGTTAGGGCTTCGGACTATAAACAGTTATATGATAGGCAGGTTGAGACAAATAAAGCTATGGTTGCTACAGATGCAATGATATTACTATGGTTTAAAAATCATCCAGATTATAAGAAATACTCTTCTATAAAAACAAGGGTGCTCAACCTGTATAAAATTTTAGAACAGGCAAAAACTGCGCATGAAAAATCGATTGAGTTTTCTAAGAAGGGAGATTTTGAGAAAGCATACCAGTGGGCAAAAAAGGAATGGGGTTTTTTGAATGATATTGCGGTAAAGGGCAAAAAAATACAGGAGAATTATAAAGAGCTGGAGGCTGAGTAGTTAAATGAATAGAACTTTAAAATTATTTCTTCCTATTGTATTGCTTGTTATAGGTGCAGTTGTTGTTTTTATCTTTATATTTGGTGTTCATAAGAAGAACAACCTGATGAAACCTGTACCTATTAGATGGGGTGAAGATGTATGTGTCAGATGTGATATGAGTATTGTAGATGGTTATCATGCCGCAGAAATCATAAATCCACTTACAAAAAAGGCATATAAGTTTGATGATATAGGTTGTGCGGTACTGTGGTTATACAAGGAACATCATTTTAAATGGGCAGATAAGGCTGTTATATGGGTAACAAGCGCCAAAAATGGCCAATGGATCAACGCAAAAAAAGCCTGCTGGGTATCCGGTCAGATAACACCGATGGGGTTTGGGTTTGGAGCCTACAGGCAGAAACCTTCTAATGTAAAAGAATGTATAAAATGGAAAGATCTCATTAGAAGAATTTTCATAAAAGAGAAAAAATTTGAAAAAGCTCTTTATTCCAATTTTTATTCAGGTGACAATGCTTCCAAGAAATAAAGTATACGGGTTGTTAGCCATATTTGTAATTTTTATAGCCAGTAGTGTATATGCTCAATCTTTGCAACAATTGATTGATAATGCCAAATCTGGCAGTGTAATTGTTTTAAAGAAAGATATATATTATGGTCCTATAACAATTAAAAAACCTATAACAATAGATGGTGCTAATGAGGCAATTATAGATGGTCAGGGTAAAGGTAATGTAATTACAATTCTTTCTGATAATGTAACTGTAAAGAATCTCATCATTCAGAATTCCGGGGATCAGGGATGGCGAATGGATGCAGGCATTGCTGTTAAAAAAGCCAACCATATCAAAATTATACATAATACAATAAAAGATTGCTTATATGGTATTCAGACTAAATATATGAATTATAGTCTTATAGAGGGTAACGATATATCTTCAAAACCATATAAACAGGTAGGGTTAAGGGGGGATGCAATAAGATTATGGTGGAGCCATCATAATCTTGTAAAAAACAATTATGTTCATGATTCACGGGATGTTATTATCTGGTTTTGTAGGCACGACACTTTAGAGAATCAGGTAACGGTAAGATCGCGCTACGGCATACATTTTATGTACTCAAACTACGATAAAGTGATTAATTATCGTGGCGACCATAATATGGTGGGAATATATGATATGTACACAACGAATGTTGAAATAGATGGAGCGCTTATTACAAATAACACAACAGTTACCGCAATAGGTATAGGTTTAAAAGATGCCAGCAATCTCATTGCAAAAAATATTACAATTGAGCATTGTACAAGAGGTATATTTATAGATGAATCACCTTATGAGCCGGGTACATCCTGTAAATTTCAAAATATAAGCTTTTTATATACAACTGTTGCTATGGATTTTAACACAGATGTTACAAGAAACAGGAATATTTTCATACACAACAATTACATTGGAAATCTTAAAGATATACGGGTTACAGGTGGAATGATTGACAGAAAAAGGGGTAAATGGCTAAAAAATTACTGGGATAGGTATATTGGATACGATGAAAACGGCGATGGCATAGGGGATTTACCTTATTTTGAGCTAAGCTATTCAGGATTGATAGGTGAGAACAATCCACAATTGATGATTTTTAATGGTTCGCCGGTTATTACTTTTATTAGGTTCATTGAAAAACTCCTGCCCTTTTCTCAACCACATATACTTCTTGAGGATAAAAAACCCTTAATGAAAATGTTAAAAATAAAATCATTGACAGTTAAGGAGAAGGATGATGGAAAGGCGTGATTTTGTTAAATTTTTAGGTGTAACTGTAGCAGGGACAGCCATTGGTGTTGGAGTAACACCAATTTTATCGAAATCCGGATATAAATTATTAAGGCCACCGGGAGCTATTGATGAAAAAGAATTTTTAGGTGCATGTATAAAATGTGGATTGTGTGTTCAGATATGCCCTGTTAACTGCATTAAACTTGCAGATATTGATGAGGGTTTGTCTTACCAAACCCCCTATATAGATGCTCGAACCAACGCATGTGATTTTTCCTGCAAAGGCGTCCAGTGTGTGCTTGTTTGTCCTACATATGCTTTAGAGCATGAGCTTGCGGAAACGCCTGAAAAAGTAAGAATGGGTCTTGCGAAGGTTATACCTGATAGATGTCTTGCTGTAAAAGGTGAAAAACTCAAGGAAAAATCAAAGCATAAATGGGATGAATGGAAATACAAATGGAAGGTAAATCCCGATTCGTACATAAAGGATGTATGTGAGCTGTGTTTTGATAAATGTCCAATAGGACCATCTGCGATTACCATGGAAGAAAGAAAAGATGAAAAAACAGGCAGAACATATCAAATACCTGTTGTTCAGCAGGGTTGCACAGGTTGTGGAGTTTGCGAGATGGTTTGTCCGGTAGAACCACCGGCCATTGTTATTATTCCAAGGGAAAAATGGGGTGAAAAAAATGGCTAAAAAAGAAATAAAGAGGGGTAATTTCTATGAACTGTTTATAAATACCAGAAAAATTAGACCCGGTAGAATATCGTACAGATGCATAAGATGGTTTAGCATTATTTTGATAACCGCTACATTTGCCTTTTCATATAAATGGGCGCTGGATTTTCTTGCAGGTAGTCTTAATGGGTCAAGACTAATGAGTTTCTTTTTAATTGATCTGTACACGGGGCTTGAATATATACTGGCACATAAGGCTTTAACATTTAACGCACTTGTGGGTTTGTTGACAATACTCCTATTTTACTTTGTTGTGGGCGGAAGAACATTTTGTGGCTGGGTATGTCCATATAACCTACTTGCAGAAATTGGCGAGATTATTCATGAGTACCTGAGAAAAAAGGGTATAATTAAAAAAAGAAGAATGTATTCAGAAAAAATCCGATATGCTTTCTGGGTAATATTCCTGTTAATTCCATTTATTACAGGGGCGATCTTTTTTGAATCCTTTAATCCGCTGGACATAATAAACAGATCTTTTATCTATGGCCCTACAGTAATGGTATTCTGGGCTTTACTGTTGCTATTGGTGGAGGTTTTTTATGCCAGAAGATTCTGGTGCAAGTATGTCTGCCCAACAGGGACAACTTACGGTATGGTTGGCAAAGTGGGTATGCTCAGGGTAAAATTTGACCTTGATAATTGCACGCATTGCGGTAATTGTTATAAGGTGTGTATTGAGCCCACCCTTTTAACAGATGCACTTAAAGAGGCAAAAACAAAAGAAGATAGAAAAGCATTTGTAAAAGGGCTTGCCTGCATAAACTGTGCAAGATGCATAGATGTTTGTGCATATGATGCCTTGAAGTTTGATTTGAGATACATAGAGAAGATACTTTAGGAGGCAATATTGATAAAAATAAGAAATGTTATTAAAGATTTCGGTAAGGGGGCCGTACTTAAAGATATTAATCTTACAATAGAAAAAGGCGAAAGGGTTATGGTAGTTGGTGGAAATGGCAGCGGAAAAACAACGCTTTTGAGGTGCATTATTGGCTCATATTCATTTGAAGGGCAGATAAGTATACTGGATATGGATGCCAGAAAAGATAAAAGCAGACTTGCTTCCTTTATTGGTTATGTGCCACAGGTTCCTCCCCCGATATTGATGAGTGTAGAACAGCTTATAGATTTTGTTGCAGATGTTGATGGAAATGAGAATGAAAAAGATTTGATTTATCAGATGTTAGATAAACTAAACTTTGAAAAATCCGGAATCAAAAGACATTTTAAGAAATTATCAGGTGGTATGCAAAAAAAAGTTCTTGTTGCCATTGCACTTGGCAGGCAGCCAGACATTCTTATCCTGGATGAACCTCTTGCATATATAGACCCTCAAAGCAGGATGGAAATATCAAGGGCTATAAATGAAATGCCAGCAGAGTTAACTCTTATCTACACATCCCACAAAGAGGAAAAGGGCAGCATAAAGGCAGACAGAATTATAGAAATGGATAATGGTCTGGTTGTAAGGGATGAACCTTATTCAGATGAGGTGGAAAATTGAAAAAATTCATTAAAATGGTTTTTTTTGAGCTTAAAGATTCCTTCAGGGCAAGGTGGTTTTATATATATTTTGTGATCTTTTTTGGTATGATGGTTGGTTTTTTGTGGTCTGGTGTTACAGCTTCTGAGGTTTTAGGTTTTACTGGTCTTACAAGGGTGCTGGTAGCCTATATAGAAATTACAGTTATTATATTACCGCTGTTTATTCTCATAAGTGCCTCTCGATCTGTTGTTGCAGAAAAAGAATTTTTTATTCTTGAGTATATACTTTCTTTTCCTGTTTCTATAGGTCAGTACTACTGGGGAAAGTTTGTTGGTAAATTTATAACCATTTTAATTCCCGTCTATCTGGCTTTTCTTGCAAGCGTTTTATGGGGAGGGGTTGTCAAACATTTTGTTATACCGTGGAATATTTACTTCATATACGCAACTCTACTTATATCTTTGTCCATAAGCTTTCTTGGTCTTGCTTTCTTGATTTCTTCTCTTTCTCAGAAACAGGATACAGCAATATTTATGGGATTTTTTGTCTGGTTGTTTTTTGTTTTGTTTATTGATGTGGGAATTCTGGGATTATTCTTAAAATTTGGTATTGATATAAATATAGTGCTTGCTATGGCGTTGGCCAATCCGCTTGATCTGTTTAGAATTGCTGCCTTCAGTCTTTTCGATCCTAAACTGGCTGCAATTGGTCCCATTGCCTGGACATTGCTTGGTAAATTGGGTAACAATGGGCTTTTAGCTCTTGCTTTTATTTATCCATCATTGGTTGGAATAATAATGGGTGTAGTTGGTTATGTTTATTTCAAACATGGTGACTATATTTAATGAGGAGGATAAAATGAAAAAGTATTATATTGGTTTTATTGGAGTTTTGCTGCTTTTATTTGCTATCTCTGCCAATGCATCAACCCTTCAGCAGCTGATAGATAAAGCACAGAAAGGTCAGACAGTTACGCTTAAAAAAGGTGCTGTTTATAAAGGTGGAATAGTAATTAAAAATAAATCTCTAAAACTATACTGCAACCATGCAGTTATTGATGCAGCTTCACAAAAGGATGTTATAACAATAATTCATTCACCTCATACGGTTATTAAGGATTGCGTTATAAAAAATTCAGGCTCAAGCGGATGGAGAATGGACGCTGCTATCAAAGTTGTAGGATCTAAACATGTAACATTAATGAATAATAAAATTAAAAATTGTCTTTACGGTATAGTGGCGAAAAATAGCCCTTATTTGTTAATAGAGGGAAACGAAATAGCCTCTAAATCATTCTCAGAAGGTGAAAAGGGTGATGGTATAAGGTTGTGGTGGTCTTCTAACTCAAGAGTTGTTGACAATTTTATTCATGATTCCAGAGATGTTGTATCTATCTTTTCCAATAATGTTGTATTTAAAGGCAACAAAGCGAAGCATTCTCATATAGGTGTAATGATTCAAAACTCCAACAACAATAAAATACTCGATTTTAAGGGCAAAAATAATGAGGTTAACATATTTTTAAATTCATCGGATGGTACAATAATAAAATCTTTCAGTATAAATAATAATGGCAAATACAGGGGTGTTGTACTTGTAAGGGCAAGCGATACATTAGTGGAAAATGGTAAAATTAGTGGTTGCAAAAAAGCTCTTGTAGTTAATCTGTCACCTGCAAAAGCTGGAAGCAGGAATGTATTTAAAAATATCGTAATAGAAAATAGTAATATAGGTGTTTATCTTCATACAACGAAGGAGCAGGTTAAAAGGAATATTTTTTCAAATATGAAATATTCACATAATAAGGTTAATATTCTTAATGAGTGGAACAAATAAGTATATTAGTACGACTGACAAAAAATGTGTTGCGGGCATTAATTGTAACAGAAGGAGGTTGAGATGAATAGAGTGGCTTTCTGGTTTGGACTTATTGGTACTGTAATTTTGTTAATTACTGGATGGGATATAATAAAAGAGAATTCTCCAAAAACTGTATCTATTCTTTCTTCTGTAAAGATAGATGGTAATATCCAGCCAGGAGAATATACGCATCATTTTATAGATAAGAAGAATAAATATGAACTTTACTGGCGTGTAATTGGCAAGGATATATATTTTGGTTTGCACTCGCCCAAGAAGGGATGGGTCGCTGTTGGTCTGGGAGGCAAAAAAGCAATGCTTGGTGCTGACATTTATATTGCGTATGTTAAAAACGGCAAAACATATATAAGGGAAGATATGGGTAATTCTCCTTTCTCACATATGCCTGTGACTGGTGAAAATACAATTGAGGCGTATGCGGGCAAAGTTTGCTCTAAAGGAACCTTTGTGGAATTTAAAAGGAAACTATCGGGGATGGGAAAAACTGTTACTATAACAAATAAACCAATGAGGGTTATTTATGCTTATGCAAATACTGCTGATTTCAATTCTTATCACGGTCCGGGATCAAGAGGTATAACCCAGATAAATTTTCTTGCAAAAGCCAGAGAGAAAAAGAGCGGTATAGGTATGCTGGTGGAGGATGTAAAATCATATCAGATAGCAGGTATCATATGGGGTGTTTTGTTCTTGTTTGTATCGTTTATAGCAATAGTTACTTCATTTCTTGAAGGCAGGGTTGAATCCCCTGTATTTATTTCAAAAGAGCCTGTGGGCGTGGGACCTTTTGCTGTACTGAGTGGTCTTGCCATTTTTGATATACTGCTTGTTGTTTTATTTGTTATTTTGCTTTTTGTAAAAACAACACCAACATTGAGAGGTCTGATTGCAGCCTCTGTATTTTTAATCCTGTCGATAATAGTGGCATTATATAAATATTTCTACATTGACGAGGAAGTAGTGGTTCATGAACTGGATGATGAATTACCCTGGTAAGAAGGAGGGGGAGGTAAGCAATGTCTGAGAAAGATAGAAAACTTGAGAGTTCATGTGAGGCATGTGTGCACAGAAGAAAAATATTAAAAGGCTTAATTGGTGTGGCAGGACTTGGTGCATCGCTGGGGTTTCTTGCATCTTTTGGAACGATAAAGCCCGAAGAAAAAAAGAAGGGCAGAAGAAAAATTAACAAGGGGGATAAACTTGTATTTGCTGTAGGAGATATGGCAAACAAAGTAATTACTGTTGATTCTTTGCCTGTGGGAAAAGGGACGCTGGCATACCCAAAAGGAAAAGAAGACCATGATAATCTTATTCTACTGTTCCATGCAAAATATGATGAATTTGAAAAACCAACAAAACTAAAATTCGTTACTAAAGAGGGTTTTGCTGCATATAGCGCTATATGCACACATATGGGTTGTACTGTTGAATGGTATCCCAACAAGCAGTTCTCCTTCAATTTCCCGCATCTATTTTGCCCATGTCATCAATCGGTTTTCGATGTATTTCATGGCGCAAAAGTGCTGGCAGGACCAGCACCAAGACCACTACCTCAATTACCAATTATGGTAGCAAATAATGAAATAGTTGCTGCGGGTGATTTTGATGGCCCGATAGGACCATTACCAGGAGGTAAGTAAAATGTATAGATGGCTGGATGAAAGACTTAATTTGGAGAGATTTAAAAAGAAATACCTATCAAAGGTTTTTCCTGTTCACCCTACATTCTTTTTTGGAGAGATAGCTCTATTTAGTTTTGTAATTCTTGTTCTTACAGGTATTTACCTGCTGTTTAGCTATGTTCCTTCTTCAGAAATTGTTACTGTGGGTGGTAAGAAAATGCCCGCCTCTTATTATTCTATACTCTTGATAAATAAACAACCTCTCGGTTTAATTATCAGATATGTTCATCACTGGGCAGCTCATCTTATGATAGCTGCTTTAATTTTACATATGGCAAGGGTATTTTTTACAGGGTCATTTAAAAAACCCAGAGAGATCAACTGGCTTGTGGGCATGATTCTTTTTACACTTGCTATTCTTGCAGGCTTTACCGGTTATTCATTACCATTTGATGCGCTTTCTGTTGTTGCAACAGGTATTGGTTATGAAATCGCCAATTCCATTCCTTATGTTGGTAATGCTATTGCAAATTTCTTTTTTAATGGGCATTTTCCTGCATCAGGTTCGTTACCCAGATTATTTATGTATCATGTGGTGCTGTTGCCCGCCTTGCTATCTGCAACAATTGGTTTACATATGTTGATAATGATAAAACAGAAACATACTCAACCTGCTAAAAATAAAGAAATTGTTGGTCCTGATAAGATTCTTGGAATTCCTTTATATCCCCAGCAAATAAGTTTAATGCTGTTTGTATTTTTATCCACAACAGCTCTGTTGTTTTTTATGGCTTCTTTATTGCCCGTTCACAATGTAGAATATTTTGGACCTCCAACGCTGCAAACGCCAATGGTTAAACCTGATTGGTATCTATTGTGGATATACGGTATTATTAAGCTAATTCCAGGTAGCTGGAATATACCTTTATCAGCCACAGCATCTATAGATCCAGAGGTGATAGGAGGCGTTATAGCGCCCGGTATTATTTTAACAATAATTGCACTCGCACCGTTCTTTTATAAAAATGATGAGTTTGTTAATCATCTGGAGCCTGTAAGCAAAAGACCTATAGGAACATCTTTAGGTGTAGCATTTATCGTGTTGTTTATAGTTTTGAGTTTTACAGGTTATCAGGCAGAACTCAATATCCCCATATGGGTATGTAGAATATACACTGTTGTTTTACCGATTATTGCCTTTGTAATTACCTATTTAATCATTAAAAAACCTTTTAGAAGTTGACAATTTATGTTTATTGTATAAACTTTTAATAAAAAGGAGGTGGGTTAATGAAAAGTTTCTTTTCAAAAAGCATAATTTTGGCAGCAGCTATGTCTTTATCTATTTCAACGTCATCTATAGCTGGGGGATGCATGGGCCAACATTGCAAGATGATGGGCAATAGTGCTGATGCTTCATCAACGATGGCTTCAACAGGTAATAATGCCTATAATCTTGTAAAAGCTAATGGGTGTCTTGCATGCCATGCTGTTGATCAAAACAAAGTTGGTCCTGCATATAAAGTTATTGCCGAGACAAATAAAAAATTATACGGAGATAAAGCTTTGGCTGTTATTGAAAAATCCATTGAGAAGGGTTCCAAAGGCAAATACAAAAAACTTGGCATTCAGGCTGCTATGCCTCCCTATGGATATTTAGGTAAGGAAAAAATTGAAGAAATAGCAAAATGGATCCTGTCTCTTTCTAAGTAAGGGGTATTTTAGTTTCTCTGGCTTAATGAGGAGATGTATTTATCCTCATTAAGCCTTTTTTGTTTTAAGGAGGTTTTGTTATGAGTGATTTTAAGAAAAAGGGTATCACTCGAAGGGTTTTTGTTAAATCCGCAGCAGTTGCCACAGCAGCAGTCTCTTTTGCTCCCGGGGTTTTTGCAAAAAGGTTGCCTTCAAAACCTGTGCTTGAATCCTACTCTGAACCTACAGCTACCCACTGGGGATCTGTTATTGCAGATGTAAGTGGGGGTGAGTTCATAGGTATTAAACCTTTTAAAGATGATTATCCCATACCAATGACGCAGGCTTTAGCCGATAGGGTTAACGCTGAAAACAGAATTAAGTATCCAATGGTTAGAGAGGGTTATTTAAAGCATGGTTACAGAAGCAACAAATCAATGAGGGGAAGAGACAGATTTGTAAGAGTTAGCTGGGAAAAGGCCTATGAATTGATAACAAAAGAGTTAAAAAGGATAAAGAAAAAATACGGAAATGAGGCTATTTTTGCAGGTAGCGTTGATTGGCACAGCGTGGGAAAGCTTCATGCAGCACCTACTTTATTGAGAAGAATGTTGAATTTATTTGGGGGTTTTACAGATGATACAGGTGATTTTTCTGTTCAGGCAGCAATGACAATTCTTCCTCATGTTACCGGAAATATAGAGGTATATGATAGGCAGACTGCATGGCCTACAATTCTTGAGTATACTGATACAATAATTTTATGGGGTGCGGATCTTCTAAAAAACAATCAGATAGGCTGGGATCCACCAGACCATTACGCTTATGACGCAATTAAGGAGTTAAAGAAAAGAAATAAAAAAATTATCTCAATAGACCCTCGTTTGACCGATACAGCTGAGTATTTAAATGCAGAATGGATACCTATTACTCCAAATACCGATGTTGCAATGATGCTTGCTATAGCCCATACTCTTTATAAAGAAAATCTATATGATAAAGATTTTCTTGATAAATATACTGTTGGTTTTGATAAATTTTTGCCTTATTTGTTGGGCAAAACTGATGGTGTTGAGAAAACACCCCAGTGGGCTGAAAAAATAACGGGAATTGAGGCCGATACTATTAAGAAAATAGCCCGTACAATGGCAAAAGGAAGAACAATGATAATGAGTGGGTGGGCTATTCAAAGGCAGGATCACGGTGAACAGGCTCCATGGATGATTGTTACCCTTGCTGCCATGCTGGGTCAGATTGGTTTGCCTGGTGGTGGTTTTGGATTTAGCTATCATTATGCCTCAGGGGGAGCTCCCGAAGCAAACGCCCCGTCGCTACTCGGTATTTCTGCCGGAGATAACCCTGTAAAAACAGAAATTCCATTTGCCCATGCTGTAAGTGATTTACTGCTGCATCCAGGCAAGGTTATAGATTTTAACGGAGAGAAAATCAAATATCCTCTAATTAAGCTAATCTGGTGGGCCGGGGGAAATCCATTGAGTCATCAGATGAATAGAAACAGACAAATAAAAGCGTGGAGAAGGCCTGATACGATTATTGTAAATGAGATTTACTGGACTTCTACGGCGAAGTTTGCTGATATTGTATTACCCGCTA is drawn from Hippea jasoniae and contains these coding sequences:
- a CDS encoding c-type cytochrome, with amino-acid sequence MKGLRFLGVAIIAVSIITSSVAFAKDNSTKKQYTKKELKQLRDVFDNYGCSGCHMYMHKDSTSGPAVAVIAAMSKAKTKEWVESWIMNPKKHYNEPDVRALINQYVQYMPNNGVTKEDAEKLYEYLMAVANGAYDKKKK
- the nosD gene encoding nitrous oxide reductase family maturation protein NosD, with translation MLPRNKVYGLLAIFVIFIASSVYAQSLQQLIDNAKSGSVIVLKKDIYYGPITIKKPITIDGANEAIIDGQGKGNVITILSDNVTVKNLIIQNSGDQGWRMDAGIAVKKANHIKIIHNTIKDCLYGIQTKYMNYSLIEGNDISSKPYKQVGLRGDAIRLWWSHHNLVKNNYVHDSRDVIIWFCRHDTLENQVTVRSRYGIHFMYSNYDKVINYRGDHNMVGIYDMYTTNVEIDGALITNNTTVTAIGIGLKDASNLIAKNITIEHCTRGIFIDESPYEPGTSCKFQNISFLYTTVAMDFNTDVTRNRNIFIHNNYIGNLKDIRVTGGMIDRKRGKWLKNYWDRYIGYDENGDGIGDLPYFELSYSGLIGENNPQLMIFNGSPVITFIRFIEKLLPFSQPHILLEDKKPLMKMLKIKSLTVKEKDDGKA
- a CDS encoding 4Fe-4S dicluster domain-containing protein, translated to MERRDFVKFLGVTVAGTAIGVGVTPILSKSGYKLLRPPGAIDEKEFLGACIKCGLCVQICPVNCIKLADIDEGLSYQTPYIDARTNACDFSCKGVQCVLVCPTYALEHELAETPEKVRMGLAKVIPDRCLAVKGEKLKEKSKHKWDEWKYKWKVNPDSYIKDVCELCFDKCPIGPSAITMEERKDEKTGRTYQIPVVQQGCTGCGVCEMVCPVEPPAIVIIPREKWGEKNG
- a CDS encoding NapH/MauN family ferredoxin-type protein — encoded protein: MAKKEIKRGNFYELFINTRKIRPGRISYRCIRWFSIILITATFAFSYKWALDFLAGSLNGSRLMSFFLIDLYTGLEYILAHKALTFNALVGLLTILLFYFVVGGRTFCGWVCPYNLLAEIGEIIHEYLRKKGIIKKRRMYSEKIRYAFWVIFLLIPFITGAIFFESFNPLDIINRSFIYGPTVMVFWALLLLLVEVFYARRFWCKYVCPTGTTYGMVGKVGMLRVKFDLDNCTHCGNCYKVCIEPTLLTDALKEAKTKEDRKAFVKGLACINCARCIDVCAYDALKFDLRYIEKIL
- a CDS encoding ATP-binding cassette domain-containing protein; the encoded protein is MIKIRNVIKDFGKGAVLKDINLTIEKGERVMVVGGNGSGKTTLLRCIIGSYSFEGQISILDMDARKDKSRLASFIGYVPQVPPPILMSVEQLIDFVADVDGNENEKDLIYQMLDKLNFEKSGIKRHFKKLSGGMQKKVLVAIALGRQPDILILDEPLAYIDPQSRMEISRAINEMPAELTLIYTSHKEEKGSIKADRIIEMDNGLVVRDEPYSDEVEN
- a CDS encoding ABC transporter permease produces the protein MKKFIKMVFFELKDSFRARWFYIYFVIFFGMMVGFLWSGVTASEVLGFTGLTRVLVAYIEITVIILPLFILISASRSVVAEKEFFILEYILSFPVSIGQYYWGKFVGKFITILIPVYLAFLASVLWGGVVKHFVIPWNIYFIYATLLISLSISFLGLAFLISSLSQKQDTAIFMGFFVWLFFVLFIDVGILGLFLKFGIDINIVLAMALANPLDLFRIAAFSLFDPKLAAIGPIAWTLLGKLGNNGLLALAFIYPSLVGIIMGVVGYVYFKHGDYI
- a CDS encoding right-handed parallel beta-helix repeat-containing protein, whose protein sequence is MKKYYIGFIGVLLLLFAISANASTLQQLIDKAQKGQTVTLKKGAVYKGGIVIKNKSLKLYCNHAVIDAASQKDVITIIHSPHTVIKDCVIKNSGSSGWRMDAAIKVVGSKHVTLMNNKIKNCLYGIVAKNSPYLLIEGNEIASKSFSEGEKGDGIRLWWSSNSRVVDNFIHDSRDVVSIFSNNVVFKGNKAKHSHIGVMIQNSNNNKILDFKGKNNEVNIFLNSSDGTIIKSFSINNNGKYRGVVLVRASDTLVENGKISGCKKALVVNLSPAKAGSRNVFKNIVIENSNIGVYLHTTKEQVKRNIFSNMKYSHNKVNILNEWNK
- a CDS encoding DOMON domain-containing protein; translation: MNRVAFWFGLIGTVILLITGWDIIKENSPKTVSILSSVKIDGNIQPGEYTHHFIDKKNKYELYWRVIGKDIYFGLHSPKKGWVAVGLGGKKAMLGADIYIAYVKNGKTYIREDMGNSPFSHMPVTGENTIEAYAGKVCSKGTFVEFKRKLSGMGKTVTITNKPMRVIYAYANTADFNSYHGPGSRGITQINFLAKAREKKSGIGMLVEDVKSYQIAGIIWGVLFLFVSFIAIVTSFLEGRVESPVFISKEPVGVGPFAVLSGLAIFDILLVVLFVILLFVKTTPTLRGLIAASVFLILSIIVALYKYFYIDEEVVVHELDDELPW
- a CDS encoding QcrA and Rieske domain-containing protein, which produces MSEKDRKLESSCEACVHRRKILKGLIGVAGLGASLGFLASFGTIKPEEKKKGRRKINKGDKLVFAVGDMANKVITVDSLPVGKGTLAYPKGKEDHDNLILLFHAKYDEFEKPTKLKFVTKEGFAAYSAICTHMGCTVEWYPNKQFSFNFPHLFCPCHQSVFDVFHGAKVLAGPAPRPLPQLPIMVANNEIVAAGDFDGPIGPLPGGK